In the genome of Arachis hypogaea cultivar Tifrunner chromosome 9, arahy.Tifrunner.gnm2.J5K5, whole genome shotgun sequence, the window CATACGAAGAAACCGATAGGTCAAGCGATAACAAGGAGCTacaagagaacacaaaagaaggCAAACCAAGATTATATGGAACATAAATTTTCAGATGTTGTATATCTTTCGACACCACATATCTCATGAGATCGGTCAAGATATAGTTTTGCAAATAGCCATGGCGACTGAAGTCCAGGCTAATCAAGGGGTGATCGCCATCGCCGCGGCCATCACGGCACGACACAATACCGGAAATAAATTCAGAGAAAACACAATGATTCCTGAAGTCTGCAGTGTGTAATTTAATATTAGGCATGGATTTCCAAAGATTCTTCCACCTTGTTGACAAAATGCAAGTCTTAATGACGTCATGAATCATCATAAATGACATTATATGCAACAGAATTGAATCCGGCAAATCACTGATCCTATCTCCACCATCACCTTCACTCTCATTCTGATTCTGATTGTACCTTCCTATCTTTTTCCTACTTTGACTCCTTGTTATTATCCTCATTTTCACCAATTATTTTCAATAGCATTCAAAGCTACAACAAATTCAGACAAAATATGCAAAATTGTTAAAAATGTGCAAAATT includes:
- the LOC112711078 gene encoding F-box/LRR-repeat protein 13, with protein sequence MRIITRSQSRKKIGRYNQNQNESEGDGGDRISDLPDSILLHIMSFMMIHDVIKTCILSTRWKNLWKSMPNIKLHTADFRNHCVFSEFISGIVSCRDGRGDGDHPLISLDFSRHGYLQNYILTDLMRYVVSKDIQHLKIYVPYNLGLPSFVFSCSSLLSLDLSVSSYDLKRRTRISKPLELPSLVSLRLESVAISVDENCQAEPFSKCVKLKTLSINNFLMISPDSDIDSYVGRKGWLLSFNLPH